TGCTCCGGGTAGCGGACCAGCTCCCGGACATGCGGCTCATCATGCCCGACCTTCCCGGCTTCGGCAGCTCCGATGCGTTCCCGGACGGCGGGCACAGTGTGAGGCGGTACGGGCAGTTCATCAGCGATTTCATGGCCGCACTTGGACTGGGGCCGGACACGGTGCTCCTGGGGCACTCGTTCGGGTCCATCGTTGCCAGCCATTTCGCGGCTGCCAACCCCGGCGCGGTGTTCCCGCTGATCCTCATCAACCCCATTGCCGCACCGGCGCTGGAGGGGCCCAAGGGCGTTATGACCAAACTGGCTGTCATCTACTACGAGGCCTCCGCCAGGCTCCCCCGGGCCCTCGGCCTTTACCTGCTCCGCAGCCGGCTCATTGTCAGGGTCATGAGCATGGCCATGGCCAAGACCAGGGACAAGCAGCTCCTGCAGTTCATCCATGGACAGCACAACGCCTATTTCTCCGCCTTCGCCAACCGGGACAGCCTGCTTGAGTCGTTCAAGGCCTCCGTGGGAAGCAACGTTTCCGAGGTTGCCCCGGACCTTTCCCTCCCGGTGCTGCTGATTGCCGGGGAGAAGGATGAGATCGCGATGCTCCCGGACCAGCACAAGCTGCAGGCACTCCTGCCGGACGGCACCCTCGAGGTGATTCCCGGCGTGGGGCACCTCATCCACTACGAGACCCCCCAACCGGCCGCCGGCTTCATCAGACGCTTCCTGAAGGACCATCCCGCGTGAAAATCATTATCGACGCCCGCTTCACCCGCCTGGACCACCACGACGGCATCAGCCGGTACGGCGCCAGCCTGATCGCAGCCACGGCCAAGATCGCAGACGTCTCGATGCTCATCAGCGATTCCCGGCAGCTGGCCCTCCTCCCGGATGTGCCCTACACGCTGATCAACAGCCCGCTCTCCCCCGCGGAGCTGTTCGTGGCCGGCAAGGTCAACAAGCTGGGCGCCGACGTCGTGGTGTGCCCGATGCAGACGATGGGCACGTTCGGCCGGAAGTACGGCCTGGTGCTGACACTTCACGACCTCATCTACTACGAGCACCCTTCCCCGCCGGGCTTCCTGCCGGCACCCGTCCGTGTGCTGTGGCGCCTGTACCACAAGGCGTACTGGCCGCAGCGGCTGCTCCTGGACCGGGCGGACGTGGTGGCTACCATCAGCCACACCACCGAAGCACTGATCGCCAAACACCGCCTCACCCGGCGTCCGGTCCGGATTGTGGGCAATGCGCCGCAGCACGGCCATACTCCGCGCGACCCCGGTGCCGGCGCGGACAGGACGCTTCTCTACATGGGTTCGTTCATGCCGTACAAGAACGTGGAAACCATGGTGCGGGGAATGGCCGAACTTCCCGACATGACGCTCCACCTGCTCAGCCGCATCACGCCGCAGCGGCAGGCGGAGCTGGAAGCGCTGGTGCAGCCGGGAGCCAACGTTGTGTTCCACAACGGCGTGACGGATGCCGAGTACGAGGCCCTGCTGGGCCGGACAACGGCCCTGATCAGCCTTTCACGAGCGGAGGGCTACGGCCTCCCGCTCGTGGAGGCCATGTCCCATGGGACCCCCGTAATCGCAAGCGACATCCCGATCTTCCGTGAAGTAGGCCATGACGCGGTGAGTTATGTCCACCCGGATTCCCCCTCGGAGTTCGCCAACGCGGTCCGCAGGCTGGAAGAGCCGGAAGTGTGGAAAGCTCACTCACTCCGTTCGGTGGAACGCGCCGCGGAATTCAGCTGGGACCACTCGGCCCGGCAGCTTGTGCAGCTGGCCGAGGAGGCCGCCCGAATCAACCGCCGCTGAGGTGCCGCCCCCCGGGGTGAATCACTGCTACAGCACATCCACGCCGTCGAGCCTCAACTGGACGGGGTCGTCGCTGCGCCGCGCCGCTGCAGCTGCCTTGACGGCCCGCATCACCCGCGTGGCGTCGGCCGCCTGGGAGTATGGAAAAAACAGCAGGGTCCTGACGTCCTCGCTGGCGTCCCGCCGCGGTGCGCGTGCGTCCGTGAGCACCAGAGGCGCCGGTCCGGCGGTGCGAAGGGTGATGCCCTGCCTGGCAAGGCTGTGTTCGATGGCTTCGGTGAAGTGCCCGACGGCGGTCCGGCCGCCGGTCACGGAGGCTATCCTGACCGCCGGGGGCAGCTGGAGCTCCTGCCGCAGTGAGAGCTCCCGCTGCGCGTACCCCCCTGCGTCCCAGCGCAGCAGCGCGCCGACCCCTGCTGTGTCGTCGGCGGTGATAACAACGAGGCCGCCCTCGCGGGCAGGCCTGACCAGCGCCGCGGCATTGAACCAGCGCCGGACGGCGTCCTCCCCGGCGCGGAGGTTTTCGCGGCGGAGGAGCGAGTCTCCATCCAGCAGAACTGCGGCGGCATAGCCGCCAGCCGCCACAGGTTCCGCCCCCACGGTGGCGACCACCAGGGATTTTGTGTCCGGGACTGCGGCTTTGACGTGGTCCCCGGACGACGTGATGACCGTCTTGCCAGGAAATGCCCGGCCCAGTTCCTCCGCGGTTCGCAGCACGCCGGTAGCGGAGCGGCGCAGCCGGGGGCTTGTGCAGTGGCTGCAGCGCCAGGCCGGCGCGGGAGCGGAACACCAGCGGCACTGCGGCACGGCGGAACTGCCTGCGGCGCCGGCAACAGCCAGGGGTCCGCTGCAGGCCGTGCAACGTGCCGGCTCCCGGCAGGAATCACAGACCAGCGAAGGCGCGTAGCCGGAACGGGCGACCTGGACCAGGACGGGTCCGCGTTCCAGGCCCTCCTTGGCGGCACGCCAGGCCGCCCCGGGCAGCCTCGCGATCCTGGCCAGGGGGTCGCGCTCCTGCTCGAAGCTGTCCGCCGTATTCACAACTCGCGGCACGGTCCGGCGGACCTCCGGACGGTCGGCTTCCACCGACCTCGCCCAGCCCGCCTCCACGAGCCGCTGGAGTTCGGTGCTGCGTGTGTGCGCCGCCATGAGGCACGCCGCGCCTTCCTGTTCCGCCCGCAGCAGCAGGACCTCCCGGGTGTGGGCGTACGGCGACCGCTGTTCGATGTGAAGATCGTCGCCGTCATCCCAGCACACCACAAGACCCAGGTTGTGCACTGGAGCATAGGCGGCCGAGCGCGTACCGACGGCAACCCCGGCGCTGCCCGTGAGCACCCGCAGGTAGCTGCGGTAGCGCGGCGTTGGCCCGTCGTCTGCGGTAAGTCGGGCAATGTCTTCCCGGGGCAGCAGTTCCGCCAGCGCCTCCTCGACACGGTCCAGGTCGCGGTAGTCCGGAACAACCACCACCGCGCCGCGGCCCGAGGCCCGGGCGGCTGCAACGGCTTCGGCAACGAGGGCTGGCCACCCGGCGGGGCCGAAACCCTGCAGCGCGCTGAGGACGGCCCGCGGCGATTCGCCGGCCGCAAGATGCTGCAGGAACGCCGCTCCGTTGACGTAGCGGGACCAGTGGCCGGGTGCGGGAGGCGTGCGGTCCGCCTCCGGCGCAAGGTTCGTTGCGGCTTCGGCGGCCGTACCCGGGCTCAGACCGAGGGCACCCCCGGCGGCCAGCTCCTTTTCCAGCCTGGCAACCCGCGGCGGAATGGCTACGCGCAGCACGTCGCTGACGGTGCCTGCGTAGCGGGCAGCCACTTTGCCGGCGAGTTCGGCGAGTTCGGGGGTGAGCACCCGGACGGGCGAGACCACTTTGTGGAGGGGCACCAGGGTATGGCCGGCGTCGGATACCGCCAGCCGGTCCAGGATGTAGCCGCTGAGCTCCTGGCCGTTGAACTTGACCTTGACCCGTACGCCGGGCTGCGCGACGTCGTCGAACGCCGCCGGCACGCTGTAGTCGAAGGGCCGGTCCAGGTGGGGCAGCGAAGACTCGATGAGCACCCTGGCCACGGGCAGCGAGGGGGCGAGGACCGGGCCGGATGGAGACACCGGGCGGCCCGCCGGGAACCCCTGCAGGAGTGAAAGCTGGAGCGGCTCGCCGGCGGCCGATCCGTCGGAGGAAAAGGAAGTCATGGTGCCACCCTCCGTTCAGCATCGTGCAGGTTATGGTGCCAGTGGATCCGGTGCAGGGGCCCCGGCGGCCACCGGCCGGAAAGCACTGTAGCAGGGCCACCCGGACGGGGGCCCTGCTACAGCCAAGCACAAGGCACCGACTTTTACTCCGACGCGGCACATTTCATGCCGTGCGGATCGAGCGCGCCGCGGTTTGTTTGCGGGTGGCGGTTCTCAGGCGTTGAAGAAAGCCTTGAGCTCGTCCACCCGGTCGAGCCGTTCCCAGGTGAAGTCGGGATCGTCGCGGCCGAAGTGTCCGTGCGCCGCGGTCTTGGCGTAAATGGGCCGTTTGAGGTCCAGCGCGTCGATGATCGCACGGGGACGAAGGTCGAAGATCTCCGAAATCGCGGCGCTGATGCGCTCGGGATCCACCGTTTCCGTGCCGAAGGTCTCGACGTAGGTACCCACGGGGCGTGCCTGGCCGATGGCGTAGGCGATCTGGATCTCGGCCCGCTTGGCGAGTCCTGCAGCCACTACATTCTTGGCCACCCAGCGCATCGCGTACGCCGCCGAGCGGTCAACCTTGGACGGATCCTTGCCGGAGAAGGCCCCGCCACCGTGGCGCGCCATGCCGCCGTAGGTGTCGACGATGATCTTGCGGCCGGTCAGGCCGGCGTCTCCCACGGGGCCGCCGATCACGAACGCACCGGCGGGGTTCAGGATGTTGCGGGCGCGGGAGATGTCCAGGTTCGTTGCCGCCAGCACGGGATTGATCACGTGCGTGGCGAGGTCGGCTCGCAACTGTTCGAGGCTGGCGCCTTCAGCATGCTGGCTGGAGATGACGATGGTTTCGACGGAGACGGGCCGGTCCCGGTCGTAGCCGATCGTCGCCTGGGTCTTGCCGTCCGGGCGGAGGTACGGCAGTTCGCCATTCTTGCGTACTTCGGTGAGCCGCTCCGAGAGGCGGTGCGCAATCCAGATCGGGATCGGCATGTAGGACGGCGTCTCGTCGCTGGCGTAGCCGAACATGAGGCCCTGGTCTCCGGCGCCCTGGAGGTCGTAGTCATCTTCCTGGCGGCCTTCCCGGGCCTCCAGGGAATTGAAAACGCCGCCGGCGATGTCGTTGGACTGCTGGCCGATGGACACGGAGACGCCGCAGCGGGCGCCGTCGAAGCCGTTGGCCGAGGAGTCATAGCCGATCCCCAGGATGGTCTCGCGCACAATCTGCGGAATCTCCACGTAGGCGTCGGTGGTGACTTCGCCAGCTACGTGCACCAGCCCGGTGGTGGCCAGTGTCTCGACTGCCACACGGGACTCGGGGTCCTTCGCAAGCAGGGCATCCAGGATGGCGTCGCTGATCTGGTCGCAGATCTTATCGGGATGGCCCTCAGTCACGGACTCCGACGTGAAGAGACGAAGGGATGGCGGCGTCGCGCCATGGGAAGCGGGAATGTGCAGCGGTAAAGTCACTCAACTACCTTACTGGTTGGGAATCGTTCAGGCCCCGGCATGTGTCCCCCTGCTAAGCAGGCTTTGCACACGCCGGTCTCTCAGTCTCCGGAAAACAGTTTCTCGAAAATCATGATCGCGGGAAAACGCGGCTCAACTCGGAGCTGATGCGGTCAATGACGGTGGCCGCAACATCGTCCTTTGAACCGGATGCCGCCTGTGGTTCGGAGCCGGAGCGGGAAAGGATGACTACCGAATTGTGGTCCTGGCCGAACACCAGGCCTTCGCCCACATGGTTGACCACCAGCAGGTCGCAGCCCTTCTTGCGCAGTTTGGCCTCGGCGTAGGCGAGGACGTCACCGTGGGCGTCCCCGGTTTCGGCCGCAAAACCCACGATCAGCTGCCCGGGCTTGTTCGCCGCACGCACTTCCACGAGTTCCTGCAGGATGTCCGGGTTGCGCAGCAGGCTGATCACCGGATCGTCGGTGTCGTCACGTTTCTTGATCTTGGTGTCTGAAACGTTCGCGGGACGAAAGTCCGCCACGGCGGCGGCCATGATGACGACGTCGGAATCGACGGCCGCGCGCAGCGCCTCTTCCCGGAGCTGCAGCGCCGTTTCCACCCGGACCACCTCGACGCCGGCGGGCGCCGGCACGTCCATGTGGGCGGCGAGCAGCCGGACGCTGGCCCCCGCGTCGCGTGCCGCCACGGCAAGCGCCACGCCCTGCTTGCCGGAGGAACGGTTACCGAGGAACCGTACCGGGTCCAAAGGTTCACGAGTGCCGCCTGCGCTGATGGTGACAGTGCGGCCGGCCAGCGGCAGCTGCCCGGAAACCCCGCTGTCCTGCATAAGCGCCATGGCGGCCGAGAAGATTGCCTCCGGTTCGGGGAGCCTGCCGGGACCGGAATCGGACCCGGTGAGCCGGCCGCTGGCGGGTTCGAGGACGGTGACGCCACGGCCGCGCAGTGTTTCCACGTTGGCCTGGGTGGCGGGGTGCTGCCACATTTCGGTGTGCATGGCGGGTGCCATCAGCACGGGACCGCTGGCCATCAGCAAAGTGTTTGTCAGAAGGTCGTTGGCGTGGCCGCCGGCGGCACGGGCCAGGAGGTCCGCGGTGGCCGGAGCCACAACAATGAGGTCCGCCTCATGCCCCAGGCGGACATGGTTGACCGAAGGAACGTCGTCGAAGACGCTGTTGCTGACCGGATTTCCGGACAGCGCTTCCCAGGTGGCCACTCCGACAAAGCGGTTCGCGGCCTCCGTGGGGATCACCGTGACGTTGTGTCCGGCTTCAGTAAAAAGCCGGAGGAGCGATGCCACCTTGTAGGCGGCAATCCCTCCCCCGACTCCGAGGACTATGCGCACGTGACCTCCGTCAACAGGCAGTCTGTATTCCGATGAGACCCAGTCCGAAAAGTTCTTACTCTGCAGGCTCGATCGGCGTGGAAACGAGCTTGCCTTCGTTGATCTCGCGCAGGGCGATGGAAAGCGACTTCTCGTTCAGCTTGGTGTCGACCAGCGGACCTACGTATTCGAACAGGCCCTCGTGCAGCTGCGCGTAGTATGCGTTGATCTGACGTGCACGCTTGGCACCGAAGATCACCAGGCCGTACTTGGAATCAGCTGCCTTCAGCAGCTCGTCGATCGGCGGGTTGATGATGCCTTCAAGGTTCGTGGACACGAATTCTCCAAATTCTAACGGGCCGATCCGACCCTGCGGCTAGTGCGGGTGCGGGGTCAGCCCCATGAGTGAAACAAGCTCGTCCGCTGCGCGTCGAACGTCATCATTGATAACGGTGTGATCGAACTCCGGCTCAGCGGCAAGTTCTAGTTTAGCGGTTTCCAGTCTTTGCTGCTGTTCCTCGGCTGTTTCGGTGCCGCGGCCCACCAGGCGGCGGACCATTTCCTCCCAGCTGGGCGGGGCGAGGAAGACGAACTGCGCCTCCGGAACGGCCTGCTTGACCTGCCGTGCGCCCTGCAGATCTATCTCCAGCAGCACCGAGCGGCCATCGGCGATGGCGGCGTCCACGGTGCTGCGGAGCGTGCCGTAGCGGTTGCGGCCGTGGACCACGGCCCACTCCAGCAGTTCCCCGCGGGCCACCAGGGCGTCGAATTCCTCGGCGGACTTGAAGAAGTAGTGAACGCCGTCCTGCTCCCCCGGGCGCGGCTCACGGGTGGTGGCCGAGACGGAAAGCCAGACTTCAGGATAGTTGTCCCGGATGTAGGTGGACACGGTGCCTTTGCCAACAGCCGTCGGGCCGGCGAGGACTGTCAGTCCCGGTTTCTTGCTCACATATTCCTTTGGGCGTTATTCGGATGGACGTGGTTCTCGTTCATAAAATCTACCAGCGCCCGGCGCTGGTGAATGCCGAGTCCCCGCAGCCGGCGGGACGCGGCAATACCCAGCTCGTCCATAATGGCGGCCGCCGTGACGCGGCCGATACCGGGCATTGCCTCAAGCATCTCGGAGACCTTCATCCGGGCAAGGGCGGAATTGCCGTCGCCGGAGGTGAGGAGCTCCGCCACGGAGAGGGTTCCGGACTTCAGCTGCTCCTTGGCTTCCGCCCGGGCAGCCCGGGCCGCTGCCGCCTTCCCCAGGGCTTCCGCGCGTTCCTGGTCTGTCAGGGGCCGCAGGCTCACTCAAGTCACCGCCGAATCGTCAGTCTGAACCAAGGCAAGGGCCGTTGGAGTCTTCCTGAACCTACCCTTTGCCCGTCGCAGAAATCAATGGCGCCGAAGTCAATGGATCAGCTGGTCAGCAGCGGTTCCAGGGTACGCAGTGCGGCCTCGCGGAGTCCGCCGGCGGAGGGACCCGCCGAGAGGATGTCCCGGCTTGAGGTGCCCAGGACCTGCGAATAGGCGGCACCGAACGTTGTCCGCAGATCAGCGGCCGTGGCGCCCTGCGCCCCGAGCCCGGGAGCGAGGATGATCCCCCGGACAGCCGCCAGGTCCAGCTGCAGATCCTGCAGGGCTCCGCCCACGGTGGCGCCAACCACCAGGCCCACCGAACCCAGGGCGCCCCCGTACCGGCGGTTTTCCCCGGCAGCGGCCTCGGTGATCCTTCGCGCCACTGAATCCGCACCGCCCACGTGCTGGACGGAGGCGCCTTCCGGATTGGACGTCAGGGCCAGGACGAAGACGCCGCGACCGTACTCTGCAGCCAGGTCGAGGGCCGGACGCAGCGATTCGAAGCCAAGGTAGGGGCTCAGTGTCACCGAATCCGCGGCGAGTGACGAGCCGTCCCGGAGCCAGGCGTCGGCATAGGCCGCCATCGTGGAGCCGATGTCCCCGCGCTTGGCGTCGGCAATGGTCAGCACACCGGCGCCGGCGGCGGCCGCGAGGGTGCGTTCGAGCACCGCCATGCCCGCCGAGCCGTGCCGCTCGTACAGCGCCACCTGCGGCTTGACGGCGGCAGCGAGCGAACCCACTGCGTCCACAACGGTGAGCGAGAAGCGCTCCAGGCCGGCGGCGTCGTCGTTCAGTCCCCAGGCTTTGAGCAGCGCCGGGTGCGGATCGATCCCCACGCACAACGGACCGCGGTCCGCCATGGCCCGGCCCAGCCGGGAGCCGAAGGA
Above is a window of Arthrobacter sp. FB24 DNA encoding:
- the gmk gene encoding guanylate kinase, whose amino-acid sequence is MSKKPGLTVLAGPTAVGKGTVSTYIRDNYPEVWLSVSATTREPRPGEQDGVHYFFKSAEEFDALVARGELLEWAVVHGRNRYGTLRSTVDAAIADGRSVLLEIDLQGARQVKQAVPEAQFVFLAPPSWEEMVRRLVGRGTETAEEQQQRLETAKLELAAEPEFDHTVINDDVRRAADELVSLMGLTPHPH
- a CDS encoding glycosyltransferase family 4 protein, which gives rise to MKIIIDARFTRLDHHDGISRYGASLIAATAKIADVSMLISDSRQLALLPDVPYTLINSPLSPAELFVAGKVNKLGADVVVCPMQTMGTFGRKYGLVLTLHDLIYYEHPSPPGFLPAPVRVLWRLYHKAYWPQRLLLDRADVVATISHTTEALIAKHRLTRRPVRIVGNAPQHGHTPRDPGAGADRTLLYMGSFMPYKNVETMVRGMAELPDMTLHLLSRITPQRQAELEALVQPGANVVFHNGVTDAEYEALLGRTTALISLSRAEGYGLPLVEAMSHGTPVIASDIPIFREVGHDAVSYVHPDSPSEFANAVRRLEEPEVWKAHSLRSVERAAEFSWDHSARQLVQLAEEAARINRR
- the coaBC gene encoding bifunctional phosphopantothenoylcysteine decarboxylase/phosphopantothenate--cysteine ligase CoaBC → MRIVLGVGGGIAAYKVASLLRLFTEAGHNVTVIPTEAANRFVGVATWEALSGNPVSNSVFDDVPSVNHVRLGHEADLIVVAPATADLLARAAGGHANDLLTNTLLMASGPVLMAPAMHTEMWQHPATQANVETLRGRGVTVLEPASGRLTGSDSGPGRLPEPEAIFSAAMALMQDSGVSGQLPLAGRTVTISAGGTREPLDPVRFLGNRSSGKQGVALAVAARDAGASVRLLAAHMDVPAPAGVEVVRVETALQLREEALRAAVDSDVVIMAAAVADFRPANVSDTKIKKRDDTDDPVISLLRNPDILQELVEVRAANKPGQLIVGFAAETGDAHGDVLAYAEAKLRKKGCDLLVVNHVGEGLVFGQDHNSVVILSRSGSEPQAASGSKDDVAATVIDRISSELSRVFPRS
- the metK gene encoding methionine adenosyltransferase, which codes for MTLPLHIPASHGATPPSLRLFTSESVTEGHPDKICDQISDAILDALLAKDPESRVAVETLATTGLVHVAGEVTTDAYVEIPQIVRETILGIGYDSSANGFDGARCGVSVSIGQQSNDIAGGVFNSLEAREGRQEDDYDLQGAGDQGLMFGYASDETPSYMPIPIWIAHRLSERLTEVRKNGELPYLRPDGKTQATIGYDRDRPVSVETIVISSQHAEGASLEQLRADLATHVINPVLAATNLDISRARNILNPAGAFVIGGPVGDAGLTGRKIIVDTYGGMARHGGGAFSGKDPSKVDRSAAYAMRWVAKNVVAAGLAKRAEIQIAYAIGQARPVGTYVETFGTETVDPERISAAISEIFDLRPRAIIDALDLKRPIYAKTAAHGHFGRDDPDFTWERLDRVDELKAFFNA
- the pyrF gene encoding orotidine-5'-phosphate decarboxylase, whose product is MAEQAAAMTAGRESFGSRLGRAMADRGPLCVGIDPHPALLKAWGLNDDAAGLERFSLTVVDAVGSLAAAVKPQVALYERHGSAGMAVLERTLAAAAGAGVLTIADAKRGDIGSTMAAYADAWLRDGSSLAADSVTLSPYLGFESLRPALDLAAEYGRGVFVLALTSNPEGASVQHVGGADSVARRITEAAAGENRRYGGALGSVGLVVGATVGGALQDLQLDLAAVRGIILAPGLGAQGATAADLRTTFGAAYSQVLGTSSRDILSAGPSAGGLREAALRTLEPLLTS
- a CDS encoding alpha/beta fold hydrolase; this encodes MEQVDMGPAQAPPLFSGQLDARTRAASVDLHGCNVDYWVYEPVSVTAETRTMLVVHGFRGDHHGLLRVADQLPDMRLIMPDLPGFGSSDAFPDGGHSVRRYGQFISDFMAALGLGPDTVLLGHSFGSIVASHFAAANPGAVFPLILINPIAAPALEGPKGVMTKLAVIYYEASARLPRALGLYLLRSRLIVRVMSMAMAKTRDKQLLQFIHGQHNAYFSAFANRDSLLESFKASVGSNVSEVAPDLSLPVLLIAGEKDEIAMLPDQHKLQALLPDGTLEVIPGVGHLIHYETPQPAAGFIRRFLKDHPA
- a CDS encoding primosomal protein N', encoding MTSFSSDGSAAGEPLQLSLLQGFPAGRPVSPSGPVLAPSLPVARVLIESSLPHLDRPFDYSVPAAFDDVAQPGVRVKVKFNGQELSGYILDRLAVSDAGHTLVPLHKVVSPVRVLTPELAELAGKVAARYAGTVSDVLRVAIPPRVARLEKELAAGGALGLSPGTAAEAATNLAPEADRTPPAPGHWSRYVNGAAFLQHLAAGESPRAVLSALQGFGPAGWPALVAEAVAAARASGRGAVVVVPDYRDLDRVEEALAELLPREDIARLTADDGPTPRYRSYLRVLTGSAGVAVGTRSAAYAPVHNLGLVVCWDDGDDLHIEQRSPYAHTREVLLLRAEQEGAACLMAAHTRSTELQRLVEAGWARSVEADRPEVRRTVPRVVNTADSFEQERDPLARIARLPGAAWRAAKEGLERGPVLVQVARSGYAPSLVCDSCREPARCTACSGPLAVAGAAGSSAVPQCRWCSAPAPAWRCSHCTSPRLRRSATGVLRTAEELGRAFPGKTVITSSGDHVKAAVPDTKSLVVATVGAEPVAAGGYAAAVLLDGDSLLRRENLRAGEDAVRRWFNAAALVRPAREGGLVVITADDTAGVGALLRWDAGGYAQRELSLRQELQLPPAVRIASVTGGRTAVGHFTEAIEHSLARQGITLRTAGPAPLVLTDARAPRRDASEDVRTLLFFPYSQAADATRVMRAVKAAAAARRSDDPVQLRLDGVDVL
- the mihF gene encoding integration host factor, actinobacterial type, producing the protein MSLRPLTDQERAEALGKAAAARAARAEAKEQLKSGTLSVAELLTSGDGNSALARMKVSEMLEAMPGIGRVTAAAIMDELGIAASRRLRGLGIHQRRALVDFMNENHVHPNNAQRNM
- the rpoZ gene encoding DNA-directed RNA polymerase subunit omega; protein product: MSTNLEGIINPPIDELLKAADSKYGLVIFGAKRARQINAYYAQLHEGLFEYVGPLVDTKLNEKSLSIALREINEGKLVSTPIEPAE